The Telopea speciosissima isolate NSW1024214 ecotype Mountain lineage chromosome 11, Tspe_v1, whole genome shotgun sequence genome includes the window AGTTTCTTTAAGTAGACTTTTGATCAGAAACCTTCAACAATGATTTACAGTATGATAGAAGGCAGGGCAAGGCTGGTATGCAAGGCACAAACTTACAGTATGATAAAAGGCAGGTCAAGGCCACTACACAAATCATGCCAACACCAGAGAAGTTAGCAAAGCAGTATCAGAGAAGCCCACCTGAGGTACAAATCTTCTTAATTAAATTTCAACTTTAAATGAAATTTTGGAACTTATCCAGATAGAGCTTGCAACCATCTGATATCTTATGGATTGTTGCCAACATAGGATTTGATTCTTGCAACCAAGCTGGTGAGGCCCTTAGGATTCTTTGGGAATCCAGATTTGTTGAAGGAAATTGTACTTTCGGACGAGAATTATGGATCGGTTAGCCGAGTATACATCTTATgtgatgaagaggatgataTTAAAGATTTCCTGAAATGGGTGATTTCTGAAAACCCACCTGATGAGGTGAAGGAGATCCCTGGTGGTCATGATCTCTAAGCCCCAGGAGCTAAGCACCTATCTCCAGGAGATTGCCAATAGATATTCTTAATTCATGCCTTTTAATTGGATGGAAGTAGCAAAATGTTGGAATATAATGCAGTGGGAATTAAGCAAGTATATGTAAGACTTATATGTAATACATGGTCGAATCCTTGTACTGGTTGATGTAGAAACGCACAGCACCGAAGTATGATCCGCTGTTgtgttgaagaagatgattcATAACCAAACTCTAGCAAGCAGAAAATGGCAGAATTACAAgagggaatttttatcacctgcggttccccagcctggtacggttccctagtgtcTTTAATaaagggggtggatcccacccaggTAGTGTGTTCGATcaaggggtggaatggtcatttcaaccctCCCATGAGAGGAACTGCACAACCGTACCGGTCAACAAACCttaggggataaagatccgaatTACAATGGCTATTAAGGTGTTTTATCTAAAATTGCAATAGGGACAGATATATCATTTCATAAGAggttggagagagaaagacacatgGAGGTGCTAATATGCTATGTAGCttagtagcattcttttcctcTAATAATATATTTTAACGTTGATTCATACCTTTGTGTTCACATAAATGGTTCCACCCCCCTCTCcccacccaaaagaaaaaaaaaaacaaaaaatttaaaaactcCTTATTGTTGGAGAAAAAGATGATAATGACACAGACAAGGTTTTAAAACGAGGAACCAAAACTGAAATCGGGTCTTTGTCGACTCCAATTTGATTCTAATTCAAATCAGTAGGAATCGATTGATTTTGGCCCGGTGCGGCTCCTCCGCTGTCAGTACACAATGGATAGAGCAGGTTTCTGGGCTCCCTGGGCAGTTCCCACCATGCTGGCAGCATGGTTTGTGGGATCGGTCTTGGATCGGCTGTACCAGGCTATTTGGATTGGTATCGACACCCGACCACCAATACAGAACCTTGACTGATTCTGAATCAGTGCATGATACAAAAATGGTACAGACAAAGGGTTACTAGTCAAAATACACTTAGAGATCGGGATCTTTGAGGGTAAAATCGTCTTATATGATCGCTTCGATACTGATCCCAATCAGATTGTATCTGGTACCTGTTGTTGTAGAAAACCAACCTGGCTGATGTGGATGTACAAGTTTGCAAGGCTAGAAAACAAAGGGCATAAGAGAGCACCGGAGCGGACTCTCCCATGCTTAAATCAATTCTCCAGGCAACGATATAAATTTACAAAGTAATTGCGTAAAAGAGTGAAGATTGAACGATCCCCTTACATGGGTACTAACCTCTGTATTTATTGAATGGAATTGCATTGCCCTGCCAAGAGTCGGTGCTGTGAGTCCAATAGTGATAGGAATCCTCTGAATGAAAGCTGCATCCTTGTAGGAATCTGATATGAGAGAAAGAATATCATGGAGAGTCCTACAGAGAAAGTCCTCCTCAAcgaggaagaaggagaatccCGATACAATAGGGCAACTTAGCATATTCAGAGAGTTACAGGGGATATATATCAAACATGTGGCTAGAGCAACATGTCACCCATTCATAGGTAGGTGATAATTGTCCGTATCAGTACCAATACCgatcccaatcccaatcccGATCCGCGGATacccgatacctcaaaccagacacacaaccacacacacacacacacacacacacacacacacacacacacacacacacacagaggcaGGCagacatggttttagtgcacggaaTCGGAATCGGTATCGGCAACatgcaaaaccgatatgataccgatacggtatcggccaGGATCGACTGTATCGGACAAAAGTACCcttgaatttccttaaaaaatgagttttctaactattttaccccttatccgtACCGTGCTATCGATACAGTATCGATGACTAACAAAACCGGTACGTATCGCCCATCgcacgataccgatacttagaaccatgcagGCAGGTAGGTAGGTATGTAGGTAGGGCACATGCTTTTCTAAAGAAATATCATAAATATTTGACACAAATTATACGCAAAGTAATCCACGTCGAGGGCTCATCCTTGAAGCGGCAGACACCATCTCCTCTGCCTTGACCTAATAAACCTTTGTATAATTGTGCAGATCCTCTGCCATCGTCTGATCAGTGCCCTTATCTCCACGTTGTAGATAAGCAATGGATGAGAGAATGTACATTTGTGGATAACATTTCTTACactatcttcttcctttggaTTCTTTTCACATTAGTGCACCCAATGGTGGTCCTTCCTCCAACTCTATAAAAGCAATACCAAAGCCACAGCCAAACACAAGAAAAGGCAATGGAGAGAAACAATCAAAAGAAGCATTTCGTTCTAATCCATGGTGCTTGTCATGGGGCTTGGTGTTGGTATAAGCTTGAGACATTGCTAACTTCAGCTGGTCACTCTGTAACATCACTGGACCTTGCAGCTTCAGGGATCAACCCAAAGCAAGTAGAAGACCTCCACTCCATTGCTGACTATTATGAGCCCTTAATGGCTTTCATGGCATCTCTCCCTCAAGATGAGAAAGTGATTCTGGTTGGGCACAGCTATAATGGATTGAGCATTTCTGTTGCCATGGAGAAGTTCCCTGAGAAAATATCTGTAGCTGTTTTCATCTCTGCTATCATGCCCAGTCCCACCAATAGTGTTGTTAAGATTGAGGAAGAGGTATGTACATTTTACAGAGTCTTTGGTGCACAACCTGATTAGTTTAATCTGTTTCTTAATTAAGTTTCTTTAAGTAGACTTTTAATTAGAAAGCTTCAATAATGTAGTTATGTGTGTCATGAATTCTTGTAACCCGTTTTGAAGTTTGCCCCActccgacatttttggtggaTGGTGACCAGAAGGAGAAATTTGTGAAATCTATGATGGTAGCGGAGGGCCCTAAGCCCATCTGTGATCTTGTTTGGGGATTTGAATCCTCTGCGGCCTAGGGTTGAGCAGCCATCGGGTTGTGCTCAACTCATAGAGTCACAGGCCGCCACATGGATTTGAAgcaaatccaatggttggtagactACGACCtagcattttttaattttgatatgtaattttgaattttgaattttgaattgagcttatctaccaaccattggatttgcATCAAATCCACATGGCGGCCTATGAGTTGAGCACAACATGATGGCCGCTCAACCCTAGGCCACAAAAGATCCAAAACCCTTGTTTGGGGGACCCAACTCGGAAGAGTATTACCTTGTTTTATTATCTTCTTGTGTAAGCAAGAGAGAGTAGactaatttggtcattttcgAGTTAGGGTTTTCTATAGAGTTCTTGCTGCGACttttggtgttcttgagagGTCTTCactgtatttttttcttccattacatagtgaatcatctccAACTTTACTCTTAGATGTAGAACACCacattggtgtgtgaaccacgttaaatctctgtgtcatctttgCAT containing:
- the LOC122645064 gene encoding probable esterase PIR7A, whose product is MDIGRYDRRQGKAGMQGTNLQYDKRQVKATTQIMPTPEKLAKQYQRSPPEDLILATKLVRPLGFFGNPDLLKEIVLSDENYGSVSRVYILCDEEDDIKDFLKWVISENPPDEVKEIPGGHDL
- the LOC122645839 gene encoding polyneuridine-aldehyde esterase-like isoform X2; this translates as MERNNQKKHFVLIHGACHGAWCWYKLETLLTSAGHSVTSLDLAASGINPKQVEDLHSIADYYEPLMAFMASLPQDEKVILVGHSYNGLSISVAMEKFPEKISVAVFISAIMPSPTNSVVKIEEEYERKAKAGIQRTFLFEILPNMEQLEKQYEKSPPEDLALATKLVRPIGFFGNQDMLKETAVSDRKYGSVSRVFILCDEEDDIKESLKGMIAKYPPDEVKEIPGSDHMVMISKPQELCTYLQEIANRYS
- the LOC122645839 gene encoding polyneuridine-aldehyde esterase-like isoform X4; its protein translation is MERNNQKKHFVLIHGACHGAWCWYKLETLLTSAGHSVTSLDLAASGINPKQVEDLHSIADYYEPLMAFMASLPQDEKVILVGHSYNGLSISVAMEKFPEKISVAVFISAIMPSPTNSVVKIEEEDLTLVTKLVRPIGFYGIIDMLKETAVSEEKYGSVSRVFVLCDEDDFMKAFMMCMVALSPPDKVKEIPGSDHMVMISKPQELCTYLQEIANRYS
- the LOC122645839 gene encoding polyneuridine-aldehyde esterase-like isoform X3, whose translation is MERNNQKKHFVLIHGACHGAWCWYKLETLLTSAGHSVTSLDLAASGINPKQVEDLHSIADYYEPLMAFMASLPQDEKVILVGHSYNGLSISVAMEKFPEKISVAVFISAIMPSPTNSVVKIEEEDLALATKLVRPIGFFGNQDMLKETAVSDRKYGSVSRVFILCDEEDDIKESLKGMIAKYPPDEVKEIPGSDHMVMISKPQELCTYLQEIANRYS
- the LOC122645839 gene encoding polyneuridine-aldehyde esterase-like isoform X1, producing the protein MERNNQKKHFVLIHGACHGAWCWYKLETLLTSAGHSVTSLDLAASGINPKQVEDLHSIADYYEPLMAFMASLPQDEKVILVGHSYNGLSISVAMEKFPEKISVAVFISAIMPSPTNSVVKIEEEYERKAKAGIQRTFLFEILPNMEQLEKQYEKSPPEDLTLVTKLVRPIGFYGIIDMLKETAVSEEKYGSVSRVFVLCDEDDFMKAFMMCMVALSPPDKVKEIPGSDHMVMISKPQELCTYLQEIANRYS